A genomic stretch from Gavia stellata isolate bGavSte3 chromosome 24, bGavSte3.hap2, whole genome shotgun sequence includes:
- the SPACA9 gene encoding sperm acrosome-associated protein 9: protein MNEVKEALRNTEQNYKLFLQQQFTFIGALHRTRENAHDMIRPVASISQVQSYMDHHCNNSTDRRILNMFLNICNDLSKLCHKLETVHSGNNITNGILERCKLLLSHSNDLSSIRAKYPHDVVNHLSCDEAKNHYGGVVSLIPIVLDCMKEWITHVEKLPRHVLYNVSGGSALSEKRAPQEAPARAAFSQTPPSVHLEAQTSASNKDNVQVQGGKHLWKKNLNDTENHSGKLKGPWKPPGRHAF, encoded by the exons ATGAATGAGGTAAAGGAGGCTctaagaaacacagagcagaactACAAgctcttcctgcagcagcagtttaCGTTTATCGGAGCACTGCACCGTACCCGAGAGAACGCACATGACATGATCAGACCCGTGGCAAGCATCAGCCAG GTACAGTCCTACATGGACCATCACTGTAACAATTCCACGGACAGGCGTATCCTCAACATGTTCCTAAACATCTGCAATGATCTAAGCAAGCTCTGCCACAAGCTGGAAACCGTGCATTCTGGGAACAACATAACCAATGGCATTCTGGAGAGATGCAAGCTGCTCCTTAGCCACAGCAACGATCTGAGCAGCATCCGAGCTAA ATACCCCCATGATGTTGTGAATCACCTGAGCTGTGACGAAGCAAAGAATCATTATGGAGGTGTGGTGAGCCTCATCCCCATCGTTCTAGACTGCATGAAGGAGTGGATAACCCACGTTGAGAAGCTGCCACGGCACGTGCTGTATAACGTGAGTGGTGGAAGTGCTCTGTCTGAGAAGAGGGCACCCCAGGAAGCACCAGCTAGGGCAGCCTTTTCCCAAACACCACCTTCTGTGCACCTTGAAGCTCAGACCTCAGCTAGTAACAAAGATAATGTACAAGTGCAGGGGGGTAAGCACCTCTGGAAGAAGAACCTGAATGACACAGAAAATCACAGTGGGAAACTTAAAGGTCCCTGGAAACCACCAGGTAGACATGCCTTTTAA